A part of Clostridium novyi genomic DNA contains:
- a CDS encoding ROK family protein yields MKYLGIDIGGTEIKYGLVDDSGNIQRSYSKNTEAFKGADNLINNIKNIIQNIIKIEDIKGIGISTAGQVNRNSGEIIFATDTIPGWTGVKLKKIIEDTFKIQCYVDNDVNCACLGYMWKTMEEESKDFIFLTLGTGIGGAIVINGQLYTGGNFIAGEFGHMTINKDGEKCTCGSKGCFERYASTSALIRRTKKQLKLPKDFKISGKDIFDKAKNNEKEYIDAIDKWSYDIAIGIKNIVHIFNPSLIIIGGGVSAQGDYLIKFIQKHMDKIIMPSFSQGLVIKTSPNGNKAGIMGSIYGLKML; encoded by the coding sequence ATGAAATATTTAGGTATAGATATAGGGGGAACGGAAATAAAATATGGACTTGTTGATGATAGTGGAAATATTCAAAGAAGCTATTCTAAAAATACCGAAGCTTTTAAAGGTGCAGATAATCTTATAAATAATATAAAAAATATAATACAAAATATTATTAAAATAGAGGATATAAAAGGAATAGGAATAAGTACAGCAGGACAAGTAAATAGAAATAGTGGTGAGATAATTTTTGCGACAGATACAATTCCAGGTTGGACAGGAGTTAAATTAAAAAAAATAATTGAGGATACATTTAAAATTCAATGTTATGTTGATAATGATGTTAATTGTGCTTGTTTAGGATATATGTGGAAGACCATGGAAGAAGAGAGTAAAGACTTTATATTTTTAACATTAGGAACTGGAATTGGTGGTGCAATTGTAATAAATGGTCAATTGTATACAGGTGGGAATTTTATAGCTGGAGAATTTGGACATATGACTATTAACAAGGATGGGGAGAAATGTACCTGTGGATCCAAAGGATGTTTTGAAAGGTATGCATCTACTTCAGCCTTGATAAGACGTACAAAGAAACAATTAAAATTGCCTAAAGATTTTAAGATAAGTGGAAAAGATATTTTTGATAAAGCCAAGAATAATGAAAAAGAGTATATAGATGCAATAGATAAATGGAGCTATGATATAGCTATAGGAATAAAAAATATAGTTCACATATTCAATCCTTCTTTAATTATTATAGGTGGTGGAGTTTCAGCACAAGGTGATTATTTAATTAAATTTATACAAAAACATATGGACAAAATAATTATGCCTTCATTTTCACAAGGATTGGTGATAAAAACTTCACCAAACGGTAATAAAGCTGGAATAATGGGATCTATATATGGACTAAAAATGTTATAA
- a CDS encoding GntR family transcriptional regulator — MKIISKENPLPLHYQLKEIIRELIENDELKPGDIIPTERELCKIQNVSRMTVNKAILALVNEGLLHRQQGKGTFVSEPKQMHEFSKLKGFTEEMNSKGFKTKTKILSFEIKESTKKLQKIFSLDDTNKKVIEIIRLRETDKEPVAIETTILPYSRFSNMTKNSLEGKSLYEIFKREYNYYPEKAKQVIEPIKLNDYESTLLNQKKNALALLFSKTTYTNENSVIEFTKAIFRSDLYKYELILK; from the coding sequence TTGAAGATAATTTCAAAAGAAAATCCTTTACCCTTGCATTATCAACTTAAAGAAATTATAAGAGAACTAATAGAAAATGATGAATTAAAACCAGGTGATATAATCCCCACTGAAAGAGAACTCTGCAAAATTCAAAATGTTAGCAGAATGACTGTAAACAAAGCTATACTTGCTCTTGTAAATGAAGGATTACTTCATAGACAACAAGGAAAAGGTACTTTTGTATCTGAGCCAAAACAAATGCATGAGTTTTCTAAACTTAAAGGATTTACTGAAGAAATGAATAGTAAAGGATTTAAAACAAAAACAAAAATTTTATCTTTCGAAATAAAAGAATCTACAAAAAAATTGCAAAAGATTTTTTCTCTAGATGATACAAATAAAAAAGTAATTGAAATAATAAGACTTAGAGAAACTGATAAAGAACCTGTAGCAATAGAAACTACCATATTACCTTACTCCCGTTTTAGTAATATGACTAAAAATTCCTTAGAAGGAAAATCTCTTTATGAAATTTTTAAAAGAGAATATAACTACTATCCTGAAAAGGCTAAACAAGTAATTGAGCCCATTAAACTAAATGACTATGAATCTACTCTTTTAAATCAAAAGAAAAATGCTCTTGCCTTATTATTCAGTAAAACAACTTATACTAATGAAAATTCTGTTATAGAATTTACTAAAGCTATTTTTAGAAGTGATCTATACAAATATGAACTAATTTTAAAGTAA
- a CDS encoding N-acetylmannosamine-6-phosphate 2-epimerase: MLKKIRGKLIVSCQALENEPLHSSFIMGRMALAAKMGGAAAIRAQSAEDIKEIKKVTGLPVIGLVKRNYEDSDIYITPTKKEIDELLTTECEIIALDATTRKRPNSDNLKELVDYIHKNKRLVMGDISTIAEGINAEILGVDCVSTTLSGYTPYSKQGDSVDLEIIEKLSNRLYIPVIGEGKISTPSDLKKVFECGAYAAVVGGAITRPQLITAKFVDVINSERS; this comes from the coding sequence ATGCTAAAAAAAATAAGAGGTAAATTAATAGTATCTTGTCAGGCGTTAGAGAATGAACCACTTCATAGTTCTTTTATTATGGGAAGAATGGCCCTTGCAGCAAAAATGGGTGGAGCAGCTGCAATAAGAGCTCAAAGTGCAGAAGATATAAAGGAAATAAAAAAGGTTACTGGCTTACCTGTAATAGGATTAGTTAAAAGAAACTATGAAGATTCAGATATATATATTACTCCTACAAAGAAAGAGATAGATGAGTTACTTACTACAGAATGCGAAATTATAGCATTAGATGCAACTACGAGAAAAAGACCTAATAGCGATAATTTAAAAGAACTTGTAGATTATATTCATAAAAATAAAAGACTTGTTATGGGAGATATTTCAACAATAGCAGAGGGAATAAATGCAGAAATATTAGGAGTAGATTGTGTTTCAACTACTCTTTCAGGTTATACGCCTTATTCTAAACAAGGAGATTCAGTAGATTTAGAGATTATAGAAAAACTTTCTAACAGACTATATATTCCTGTTATAGGAGAGGGTAAAATTAGTACTCCTAGTGATTTGAAAAAAGTTTTTGAATGTGGTGCTTATGCAGCTGTTGTAGGAGGCGCTATAACAAGACCACAGCTTATAACTGCTAAATTTGTTGATGTTATAAATTCTGAAAGGAGTTAA
- a CDS encoding YhcH/YjgK/YiaL family protein, which produces MIYGNLANKESFKYLPEAILKVFDYALKNDIQKFKLGSYEIDSDKIFVNVVQYDTKNIKDRFWEVHRKYLDIHVVFKGNERININFIDNLKQLEYVDKDDFLSLEGEFKSSVVLSKNDFLICYPEDAHMTALKVNESENVKKAIFKISLDIL; this is translated from the coding sequence ATGATATATGGAAATTTGGCAAATAAAGAATCTTTCAAGTATTTACCCGAGGCTATATTAAAGGTATTTGATTATGCGTTAAAAAATGATATACAAAAGTTTAAGCTAGGAAGTTATGAAATAGATTCAGATAAAATATTTGTAAATGTTGTACAATATGATACTAAGAATATAAAAGATAGATTTTGGGAAGTGCATAGAAAATACTTAGATATACATGTTGTATTTAAAGGAAATGAAAGAATCAACATTAATTTTATAGATAATCTCAAACAATTAGAGTATGTAGATAAAGATGATTTTTTATCATTAGAAGGGGAGTTTAAATCATCAGTAGTTTTAAGTAAAAATGATTTCTTAATATGCTATCCTGAAGATGCACATATGACTGCTTTAAAAGTAAATGAAAGCGAAAACGTAAAAAAAGCTATATTCAAGATATCTTTAGATATACTTTAG
- a CDS encoding sodium:solute symporter translates to MKTSFEFVDYLVLIGYLLFVLIIGIKVAKKEMKGKEYFRGDGTIPWWVTAVSLFATMLSPISYLALAGRSFKGDWSSWVGQLGIFVAVPLTIIFFLPVYKKLNIDTAYEYLEKRFDKRLRLLGSLMFIVFQIGRMSIVMYLPALALSIVTKIDINILIVLMGIIAIIYSYVGGIKSVLWTDFIQGMVLSLGAVFVVIFLCFTVKGGFSEIVSMGVKNNKFLDLSSMMDINIFKESFFITLIGAGFGTLSSYVSSQDMVQRYTTTTNIKEMKKMTYLNGVLSIGVATLFFFIGTGLYAFYTQNPSLLLTHKEDQIFVSYIVSQLPAGLSGLLLAGIFAAGQSTLSSGLNSVATSWTLDVHKVIKGSMDNDKATNFAKFLSLAIGILSIVVSIILAHSNLNSAFAWFNGFIGMVLGLVGGLFGLGVFSKKANSKGTLLGFSVAVIVSIGIKYYTKVNFWAYSIISIAVCMIFGYIFSLIFKEKVKENINELTIYGISKNDLNSEENIKL, encoded by the coding sequence ATGAAAACATCTTTTGAGTTTGTGGATTATTTGGTTCTTATAGGTTATCTTTTGTTTGTTCTTATAATAGGAATCAAAGTTGCAAAAAAAGAAATGAAAGGAAAAGAGTATTTTAGAGGAGATGGGACAATTCCTTGGTGGGTAACAGCGGTAAGTTTATTTGCAACTATGTTAAGTCCTATATCATATCTTGCACTTGCAGGAAGATCATTTAAAGGTGATTGGTCATCATGGGTAGGTCAACTCGGAATATTTGTAGCAGTTCCATTAACAATCATATTTTTCTTACCTGTTTATAAAAAACTAAACATTGATACAGCTTATGAATATTTAGAGAAAAGATTTGATAAGAGATTAAGACTTCTTGGAAGTTTAATGTTTATAGTTTTTCAAATAGGAAGAATGTCTATAGTTATGTATTTACCAGCATTAGCATTATCAATAGTTACCAAAATAGATATAAATATATTAATAGTATTGATGGGGATAATAGCAATAATATATTCTTATGTTGGAGGAATAAAATCAGTCCTTTGGACAGATTTTATTCAAGGAATGGTATTATCCTTAGGTGCGGTATTTGTAGTGATTTTTTTATGTTTTACAGTAAAAGGTGGATTTTCAGAAATTGTAAGTATGGGTGTTAAAAATAATAAATTTTTGGATTTATCATCAATGATGGATATAAATATATTTAAAGAAAGTTTCTTTATAACTTTAATAGGAGCAGGATTTGGAACTTTATCTTCATATGTATCAAGTCAGGATATGGTTCAAAGATATACAACAACAACTAATATAAAAGAAATGAAAAAGATGACATATTTAAATGGAGTATTATCAATAGGAGTTGCAACATTATTCTTTTTTATTGGAACAGGGCTATATGCATTTTATACACAAAATCCATCACTTCTTTTAACTCATAAAGAAGATCAAATTTTTGTAAGTTATATAGTTAGCCAACTTCCAGCAGGTTTATCAGGACTTTTACTTGCAGGAATTTTTGCAGCTGGTCAATCAACTTTATCATCGGGATTAAATAGTGTAGCTACTAGTTGGACTTTAGATGTTCATAAGGTAATAAAAGGTTCTATGGATAATGATAAAGCTACTAATTTTGCTAAGTTTTTATCACTAGCAATAGGTATATTATCAATTGTTGTTTCAATTATACTAGCACATTCTAATTTAAATTCAGCATTTGCATGGTTTAATGGTTTTATAGGTATGGTTTTAGGACTTGTTGGAGGATTATTTGGTCTTGGAGTATTTAGTAAAAAAGCAAATTCAAAAGGAACATTACTAGGCTTTAGTGTAGCTGTTATAGTATCTATTGGAATTAAGTATTATACAAAGGTGAATTTTTGGGCTTATTCAATAATAAGTATAGCTGTATGTATGATATTTGGATATATATTTAGTTTAATATTTAAAGAAAAAGTAAAAGAAAATATAAATGAATTAACCATATATGGAATAAGTAAAAATGATTTAAATAGTGAAGAAAATATAAAATTATAA
- a CDS encoding substrate-binding domain-containing protein, with product MRLSITLQFRRAKMVTQEDIAKKLNISRTTVARALNGNSNIKAETKEKILRLCNELGYVKNPISTSLAIKKKKKVFAFIIKSKNKYYSLELIKGLKRAEQEFKFYRYSIEIVETDINEPIKQLEALNKIITEEKPDGIIIIPLLKEKIKQVKLQNPKIFFITLDISIDKSIVNVGVDYFKSGRITAEVFINIISKGKKILVLDTVDDRISSKLYLKGFLSRIKEEEKELIVGPIYDENLKENAIKIIRKYMNSEIEGIYSTRFLTDIILNIKKILNRKFKIVANGISDTVYNLILDKSIIATVVERWEEEGYIAAKIMFNYIYKNSKPSFDNYTTESKIMFRENLK from the coding sequence ATTAGATTAAGTATAACTTTACAATTTAGGAGGGCAAAAATGGTAACACAAGAGGATATAGCGAAAAAGTTAAATATTTCAAGAACCACTGTTGCAAGAGCTTTAAATGGAAACTCAAATATAAAGGCAGAAACCAAGGAAAAGATTTTAAGATTATGCAATGAATTAGGATATGTAAAGAATCCTATAAGTACATCATTAGCGATAAAAAAGAAAAAGAAAGTATTTGCATTTATCATAAAATCTAAAAATAAATATTATTCATTAGAACTCATAAAAGGATTAAAAAGAGCAGAGCAGGAATTTAAATTTTATAGATATAGTATAGAAATTGTAGAAACAGATATAAATGAACCTATTAAACAATTAGAAGCATTAAACAAGATTATTACTGAAGAAAAACCAGATGGAATAATAATAATACCTTTATTAAAAGAAAAAATAAAACAAGTAAAATTACAAAATCCAAAAATATTTTTTATAACTTTAGATATAAGCATTGACAAATCTATTGTTAATGTTGGTGTTGATTATTTCAAATCAGGAAGAATAACTGCTGAGGTTTTTATTAATATAATAAGTAAAGGTAAAAAAATATTGGTGCTAGATACAGTTGATGATAGGATATCCTCTAAACTTTATTTAAAAGGATTTTTATCTAGAATTAAAGAAGAAGAAAAAGAATTAATTGTAGGTCCAATATACGATGAAAATTTAAAAGAGAATGCAATAAAAATAATAAGAAAATATATGAATTCTGAAATAGAAGGGATTTATAGTACTAGATTTTTGACAGATATAATATTAAACATAAAAAAGATATTAAATCGAAAGTTTAAGATTGTTGCTAATGGTATAAGTGATACTGTTTATAATTTAATATTAGATAAAAGCATTATAGCAACAGTAGTAGAAAGATGGGAAGAAGAAGGCTATATTGCAGCAAAAATTATGTTTAATTATATATATAAGAATTCTAAACCATCCTTTGATAATTACACTACAGAAAGTAAAATAATGTTTAGAGAAAATCTTAAATAA
- the hydE gene encoding [FeFe] hydrogenase H-cluster radical SAM maturase HydE, with translation MRKIIDKLHENNNLNRQELLYLLNNINHENKEYLISKANETRFKYYGDKVYMRGLIEFTNYCKNTCTYCGIRAFNKNVDRYRLSLDQIMDSCSEGYKLGYRTFVLQGGEDNYFTDDKIVEIVTKIKSNFPECAVTLSIGEKSYHSYKKYYNAGVDRYLLRHETASKELYEKLHPGMSFENRRKCLRDLKEIGYQVGAGFMIGIPGQSNEDYVEDLLFLKELEPHMVGIGPFIPQSHTPLGKEKGGTVEQTVLMLSIIRLLLPQVLLPATTALGTIHPMGREMGLKAGANVVMPNLSPTSVRKKYALYDGKICTGDESAECRMCIQNRIEKAGFNLDMSRGDNRLWRRR, from the coding sequence ATGAGAAAAATAATTGATAAATTACATGAGAATAACAATTTAAATCGTCAGGAACTTTTGTATTTATTAAATAATATAAATCATGAGAATAAAGAATACTTAATATCTAAAGCAAATGAAACTAGATTTAAATATTATGGAGATAAAGTTTATATGAGGGGTCTTATAGAATTTACAAACTATTGTAAAAACACGTGTACTTATTGTGGTATAAGAGCCTTCAATAAAAATGTGGATAGGTATAGATTGTCCTTAGATCAAATTATGGATTCTTGTAGTGAAGGGTACAAATTGGGGTATAGAACATTTGTACTTCAAGGAGGAGAAGATAATTATTTTACTGATGATAAAATAGTAGAAATAGTGACAAAAATAAAATCAAATTTTCCTGAATGTGCAGTTACTCTTTCTATAGGAGAAAAATCTTACCATTCATATAAAAAATACTATAATGCAGGAGTAGATAGATATCTTTTAAGACACGAAACAGCATCAAAGGAACTTTATGAAAAATTACATCCAGGTATGAGTTTTGAAAATAGAAGAAAGTGTCTTAGAGATTTAAAGGAAATAGGATATCAAGTAGGAGCTGGATTTATGATTGGTATTCCAGGACAAAGTAATGAAGATTATGTAGAAGATTTATTATTTTTAAAAGAACTGGAACCTCATATGGTTGGAATAGGACCATTTATTCCACAAAGCCATACCCCTCTTGGAAAAGAAAAAGGGGGTACAGTAGAACAAACTGTATTGATGTTATCCATTATAAGATTACTTTTACCACAGGTATTATTGCCAGCAACCACTGCGCTTGGAACAATACATCCTATGGGAAGGGAAATGGGACTTAAAGCAGGGGCAAATGTTGTAATGCCTAATTTATCACCTACATCAGTAAGAAAAAAATATGCATTATATGATGGAAAGATATGTACAGGAGATGAATCTGCTGAATGTAGAATGTGTATTCAAAATAGAATAGAAAAGGCTGGATTTAATCTTGACATGTCAAGAGGAGATAATAGATTATGGAGGAGAAGATAA
- a CDS encoding TM1266 family iron-only hydrogenase system putative regulator: MKKIAVISAILENPKEAQKEFNEIISNFKGIIKGRMGIPFEEEGISVICITVVAELNDINSLTGKLGNMKNVLVKTSIAKKEI, translated from the coding sequence TTGAAAAAAATTGCTGTAATTAGTGCCATTTTAGAAAATCCAAAAGAGGCTCAAAAAGAATTTAATGAAATTATATCTAATTTTAAGGGGATTATTAAAGGAAGAATGGGTATTCCCTTTGAAGAAGAAGGTATATCGGTAATATGTATTACTGTAGTTGCAGAATTAAATGACATAAATAGTCTTACAGGGAAACTTGGAAATATGAAAAATGTACTAGTAAAAACATCAATTGCAAAGAAAGAGATATAA
- a CDS encoding N-acetylneuraminate lyase has protein sequence MRGIFSALLVPYDENGNIKEEGLKQLVRYNIDVCGVDGLYVGGSTGENFMLSTDEKKRIFEIVKEEAKQEVKLIAQVGSINLKESVELGKFATNLGYDSLSAVTPFYYKFDFEEIKNYYNTIIEATNNNMIIYSIPFLTGVNITLNQFGELFKNEKIIGVKFTQGDFYLLERLRNEFPNKLIFSGFDEMLLPAVISGVDGAIGSTYNVNGKRAKEIFRLAKEGKVKEAYEIQHVTNDLIEGILSNGLYQTIKEILKVKGVDAGYCRQPMKRLTEGKVKFAQELAKKFL, from the coding sequence ATGAGGGGAATTTTTTCAGCATTACTAGTTCCATATGATGAAAACGGAAACATAAAGGAAGAAGGATTGAAGCAGTTAGTTAGATATAATATTGATGTTTGTGGTGTTGACGGTTTATATGTAGGAGGAAGTACTGGTGAAAACTTCATGTTATCCACTGATGAAAAGAAAAGAATTTTTGAAATTGTAAAAGAGGAAGCAAAACAAGAAGTTAAACTTATAGCTCAAGTTGGATCAATAAATTTAAAAGAGTCCGTAGAACTTGGTAAATTTGCTACTAATTTAGGGTATGATTCTTTATCAGCTGTAACTCCATTTTATTATAAATTTGATTTTGAAGAAATAAAAAATTATTATAATACAATTATTGAGGCAACTAATAATAATATGATTATTTACTCAATCCCATTTTTAACTGGAGTAAATATAACATTAAATCAATTTGGTGAATTATTTAAGAATGAAAAAATAATAGGTGTTAAATTTACCCAAGGAGATTTTTATTTATTAGAAAGATTAAGAAATGAATTTCCTAATAAATTAATATTCTCAGGATTCGATGAAATGCTATTACCAGCTGTGATTTCAGGGGTAGATGGCGCAATTGGTAGTACTTATAATGTAAATGGTAAAAGGGCAAAGGAAATATTTAGATTAGCTAAAGAAGGAAAAGTTAAGGAAGCTTATGAAATTCAACATGTAACTAATGATTTAATAGAAGGAATTTTAAGTAATGGATTATATCAAACTATAAAAGAAATATTGAAGGTTAAAGGTGTAGATGCAGGATATTGTAGACAACCAATGAAAAGATTAACAGAAGGAAAAGTTAAATTTGCTCAAGAGCTTGCTAAAAAATTTTTATAG